The genomic interval TTCACGCCGGAGGCACTCGACGCGTACCGCTCCGGGCATCCGCTCTCCGGCGCGATCGAGCTGATCCGCACCCTGCTGCTGCCGGGCTCGCCGGAGGACTCCGGCGTGGTGGTCGCGATCGGCGACCACGCCGGCCGACTGCTGTGGGTCGAGGGCGACCTGCAGCAGCGGATGCTGTCGGGCGAGATGGGGTTCGTCGAGGGCGCGAACTGGTCGGAGGCCGCGATCGGCACGTCCGCCCCCGGCACCGCTCTGGCACTCGGCGAATCCGTGCAGATCCACCATGCCGAGCACTACAACCGCCTGGTGCAGCCGTGGTCGTGCACGGCGGCTCCGGTCTTCGACCCCGAGACCCGGCGCATCCTCGGGGTGATCGATGTCACCGGCGGTGACGAGGCGGTCACGCCGCAGGCGCGGATGCTGGTGGATGCCACCGCCCGCGCCGTCGAATCCGAGCTGATGATCGCGCGGCTGAGAGCCAGAGCCGAGACGCCCAGAGCCGAGAGCGCCCGGCCGCCGGCATCCACTCGTCGCCCGATGCGGGACACCCCGCGCCGGGCGCAGCTGCAGGTGCTGGGTCGCGACCGCGCGCGACTCGACGTCGCCGGTGTCGACGCCGAGTCGATCATCGAGCTCAGCGCCCGGCACGCCGAGATCCTGCTGATGCTCGCCACCCACCGTCAGGGACTGTCGGCCGATCGGCTGGCTGAGCTCGTCTACGGCGAGGGCTCCACGCCGGACACGCTGCGGCCGGAGATGGTGCGGCTGCGCAAGGTGCTCGAGCGCATCTCGCCCGACCTGGTGCCGCAGTCGAGGCCGTACCGCCTGCAGGTTCCGCTCGAGACCGACGCGCAGAACGTGCTCTCGCTGCTCGATCGCGGCGCGCACCGCGTCGCGCTGTCGGCATACCGGGGCCCGGTGCTGCCCGATTCGGATGCCCCTGGCGTCGTCGAGGTGCGTGAGAGCCTGCGGGGCATCCTGCGCGAGACGATGCTCACCGAGGCGAGTGTCGAAGTGCTGCTCGCGTACGTCGAGATCCCAGAGGGGGCGTCGGATGCTGAGGTGCTGCGTCTCTGCCTGGAGATGCTGCCCGCGCGCTCGCCGCGCCGGGCGGGTCTGGTGAGCCGGATCGAGAAGCTCGACCGGGATTGACTCCGAGACGCGGTCCGTCTGCGCCGCCCTCGCAACCCGATGCAACGTGACGCACGGTCGTGCAACGTTGCGCGACGTACCTTCGACGAGATCGGACGGCACCGACGCCGCCACTGTCGAAGGAGACTCAATGACCATCGTCGAAGAGACCGTGTCGACCGCCTACGCGGCCCCTGGAACATCAGGCGCCATCGCCAGTTATCGCCCCCGCTACGGCCACTACATCGGCGGCGAGTTCGTCGAACCCGTGAAGGGTCAGTACTTCGAGAACATCAGCCCCGTCAACGGCAAGCCGTTCACGGAGATCGCCCGCGGCACGGCAGAGGACATCGATCGCGCCGTCGACGTCGCCTGGCAGGCGTTCGCCGGCTGGGGCAGGACCAGCCCCGCCGAGCGCGCGGTCGTGCTCAACAAGATCGCCGACCGCATGGAGCAGCACCTCGAGCAGATCGCCGTCGCCGAGACCTGGGAGAACGGCAAGCCCGTCCGCGAGACCCTTGCCGCCGACATCCCGCTCGCGATCGATCACTTCCGCTACTTCGCCGGCGTCCTGCGCGCCCAGGAGGGCGGCATCAGCCAGCTCGACGAGAACACCGTCGCGTACCACTTCCACGAGCCGCTGGGTGTGGTCGGTCAGATCATCCCGTGGAACTTCCCGATCCTCATGGCCGTCTGGAAGCTCGCCCCCGCGCTGGCCGCAGGCAACTGCATCGTGATGAAGCCGGCCGAGCAGACCCCGGCATCCATCCTCTTCCTGTTCGAGATCATCGGCGACCTGCTGCCGGCCGGCGTCGTCAACATCGTGAACGGCTTCGGCATCGAGGCGGGCGCCCCGCTCGCACAGCACAAGCGGATCCGCAAGGTCGCGTTCACCGGCGAGACGACCACGGGCCGGCTGATCATGCAGTACGCCTCGCAGAACCTCATCCCGGTCACCCTCGAGCTCGGAGGCAAGTCGCCGAACGTGTTCTTCGAGGACGTCGCCCGCTCGACCAGCGACCCGTACTACGACAAGGCGCTGGAGGGCTTCACGATGTTCGCTCTGAACCAGGGCGAGGTGTGCACCTGCCCCTCGCGGGCGCTCATCCAGGCATCCATCTACGACGGCTTCGTCTCGGACGGACTGGAGCGCGTCGGCAAGATCATCCAGGGCAACCCACTCGATCGGACCACGATGATCGGCGCGCAGGCCTCGAACGACCAGCTCGAGAAGATCCTCAGCTACATCGACATCGGCAAGCAGGGTGGTGCACGACTGCTCACGGGCGGCGAGCGGGTCGACCTCGGCGGTGACCTCAGCGGCGGGTTCTACGTCGCCCCGACGGTCTTCGAGGGCACGAACGACATGCGCATCTTCCAGGAGGAGATCTTCGGACCGGTGCTGTCGGTCACGAGCTTCAACGACTTCGACGATGCGATCGGCATCGCCAACGACACCCTCTACGGCCTCGGTGCTGGTGTGTGGAGTCGCAGCGGCGACACTGCGTACCGCGCGGGGCGCGCGATCCAGGCCGGCCGGGTGTGGACGAACACGTACCACCAGTACCCGGCGCACGCCGCGTTCGGCGGGTACAAGCAGTCCGGCATCGGCCGCGAGAACCACCGCATGATGCTCGATCACTACCAGCAGACCAAGAACCTGCTGGTGTCGTACGCAGAGGGCCCGATGGGCTTCTTCTGATGTCCGAGCAGCTTTCCAGGGTCGCCGTGTCGCAGGACGCGGCGGCTCTGCTGCGGCAGCTGACCGCGCAGCACGGGCCGCTGATGTTCCATCAGTCCGGCGGATGCTGCGACGGCTCATCGCCGATGTGCTATCCGATCGGCATGTTCATCACTGGCCCCGGCGATGTGAAACTCGGCGACCTGGACGTCGGGCTCGACGCCGACGTGGAGATGTTCATGTCGGCATCGCAGTTCGAGTACTGGAAGTACACCCATCTCACCGTCGACGTCGTCGAGGGACGTGGGGCGGGGTTCAGCGTGGAGGGCCCGACCGGGATGCGGTTCCTGACCAGATCCCGGATGCTGAATGACGCCGAACTGGAGTACTTCGACCTCGCTCCGTCGGCCTGAGGACTCCCCGGGAAGAGGCGCTGTTCACCCCAGGGGCAGCGCCTCTTCGATCGCCTCGGCCGTGTCGAGGAGCAGCGCCGGCATCGACTCCCAGAACGCGGGCTGATCTGTGGCGAAGCGCTGCCACGAGTACAGGTACAGCGCATCCTGGCCGATCTCGACGTACACGCCCTGCTCGATGAGCCGGTCCAGCACGGCGGGTGCGAACATCGAGGAGTCCAGGAACGCCTGCACGGCAGCCGCCTGCCCCACAGGACCCCACACCTCGAAGTGCTCGCCACCGCGGCCGGTGATCTCGAGCTGTCCTGGAGCGACCTCGGTTCGCACGGGCAGTCGCTTGGCGGTGGAGCGTGGCTGCAGCACCAGACGGCTCCAGGGCAGGCGCGCCTCCAGGGGCACGGTCGCGAACCCCCACACGTACGACTCGCTGTCGCGGTAGCCGGCGACATAGCGGTGCTCGCCGATG from Microbacterium sp. H1-D42 carries:
- a CDS encoding helix-turn-helix domain-containing protein, which encodes MIEPVSADRSRVVDSSRRPSQWSSTRDASPEVSRLIVERAHEELVAGNLDDRRLEQVRPMIRASWQRAWQDRIGAEGLPPLEFTPEALDAYRSGHPLSGAIELIRTLLLPGSPEDSGVVVAIGDHAGRLLWVEGDLQQRMLSGEMGFVEGANWSEAAIGTSAPGTALALGESVQIHHAEHYNRLVQPWSCTAAPVFDPETRRILGVIDVTGGDEAVTPQARMLVDATARAVESELMIARLRARAETPRAESARPPASTRRPMRDTPRRAQLQVLGRDRARLDVAGVDAESIIELSARHAEILLMLATHRQGLSADRLAELVYGEGSTPDTLRPEMVRLRKVLERISPDLVPQSRPYRLQVPLETDAQNVLSLLDRGAHRVALSAYRGPVLPDSDAPGVVEVRESLRGILRETMLTEASVEVLLAYVEIPEGASDAEVLRLCLEMLPARSPRRAGLVSRIEKLDRD
- a CDS encoding DUF779 domain-containing protein — its product is MSEQLSRVAVSQDAAALLRQLTAQHGPLMFHQSGGCCDGSSPMCYPIGMFITGPGDVKLGDLDVGLDADVEMFMSASQFEYWKYTHLTVDVVEGRGAGFSVEGPTGMRFLTRSRMLNDAELEYFDLAPSA
- a CDS encoding aldehyde dehydrogenase family protein, translated to MTIVEETVSTAYAAPGTSGAIASYRPRYGHYIGGEFVEPVKGQYFENISPVNGKPFTEIARGTAEDIDRAVDVAWQAFAGWGRTSPAERAVVLNKIADRMEQHLEQIAVAETWENGKPVRETLAADIPLAIDHFRYFAGVLRAQEGGISQLDENTVAYHFHEPLGVVGQIIPWNFPILMAVWKLAPALAAGNCIVMKPAEQTPASILFLFEIIGDLLPAGVVNIVNGFGIEAGAPLAQHKRIRKVAFTGETTTGRLIMQYASQNLIPVTLELGGKSPNVFFEDVARSTSDPYYDKALEGFTMFALNQGEVCTCPSRALIQASIYDGFVSDGLERVGKIIQGNPLDRTTMIGAQASNDQLEKILSYIDIGKQGGARLLTGGERVDLGGDLSGGFYVAPTVFEGTNDMRIFQEEIFGPVLSVTSFNDFDDAIGIANDTLYGLGAGVWSRSGDTAYRAGRAIQAGRVWTNTYHQYPAHAAFGGYKQSGIGRENHRMMLDHYQQTKNLLVSYAEGPMGFF